Proteins encoded by one window of Labrus bergylta chromosome 2, fLabBer1.1, whole genome shotgun sequence:
- the LOC109989152 gene encoding STAM-binding protein-like A, with protein MMADHGDVSLQPEERVRALTKKGSSVEVNEDVPPRRYFRSGMEMIRMANVYTEEGNIEHAFVLYNKYITLFIEKLPKHRDYKTANIPEKKDTLKKLKDIAFPQAEVLKKALLKRYEEDYTHYLVKKKEEEEAIAQEQSRQRALDAERQRVAEMQRRQREQEQFGAFEEMIRRQELEKERQRVLLEFATPVAPSPDTPLIPGIQGPSLVPPSAPQSPGDLSSNHQNHRPPAASSVPGFDRSLKPGSLVSPGNNNTMVDALRQLAVPAELCRSFLRLAEANTSRAVETCGILCGKLNRNAFTVTHVIVPKQCGGPDYCDTENEEELFLIQDQYDLITLGWIHTHPTQTAFLSSVDLHTHCSYQMMLPEAIAIVCSPKFNEIGYFRLTDRGTEEISTCKQKGFHPHSKDPPLFTHAAHVNITDNTVSMLDLR; from the exons ATGATGGCGGACCACGGTGACGTCAGTCTGCAGCCGGAGGAGCGAGTCCGAGCGCTGACCAAGAAGGGCAGCTCAGTGGAGGTAAATGAAGATGTTCCTCCACGCCGCTACTTCCGCTCTGGCATGGAGATGATCCGCATGGCCAACGTGTACACAGAGGAGGGCAACATCGAGCACGCCTTCGTCCTCTATAATAAATACATCAC TCTCTTTATAGAAAAACTTCCAAAACATCGGGATTACAAGACGGCTAACATCCCAGAGAAGAAGGACACACTAAAG aAACTGAAGGATATTGCGTTTCCTCAAGCAGAGGTTCTGAAAAAAGCTCTTCTGAAGAGATATGAAGAAGATTATACACACTATCTTGTCAAAAAG aaagaggaggaggaggccatTGCACAGGAGCAGTCCAGACAGCGAGCGCTCGATGCGGAGCGGCAGCGCGTGGCCGAGATGCAGCGGCGGCAGCGGGAGCAGGAGCAGTTCGGTGCCTTTGAGGAGATGATCCGCCGCCAGGAACTGGAGAAGGAGCGCCAGCGGGTGCTCCTGGAGTTTGCCACCCCTGTTGCGCCTTCCCCTGATACGCCCCTTATCCCAGGCATCCAGGGCCCCTCACTCGTCCCACCCTCTGCCCCGCAAAGCCCAGGggacctctccagcaaccaccAAAACCACCGCCCCCCTGCAGCCAGCAGCGTGCCCGGCTTCGACCGCTCGCTGAAGCCCGGCTCTCTGGTCAGCCCGGGAAACAACA ATACAATGGTGGATGCCCTTCGGCAGTTGGCTGTTCCCGCTGAGCTGTGCCGGAGCTTTCTGAGGTTGGCCGAGGCCAACACAAGCCGAGCTGTAGAAACTTGTGGCATCCTGTGTGGCAAACTG AACAGGAATGCCTTCACAGTGACCCACGTCATCGTACCAAAGCAGTGTGGTGGACCGGACTATTGTGACACAGAAAACGAGGAGGAACTCTTCCTCATCCAGGACCAGTATGATCTCATTACCCTGGGATGGATACAT acCCACCCCACACAGACCGCCTTCCTGTCCAGCGTGGACCTCCACACACACTGCTCCTACCAGATGATGCTGCCGGAGGCCATCGCCATCGTCTGCTCACCCAAGTTTAATGA AATCGGCTACTTCAGGTTGACAGATCGAGGAACAGAGGAGATCTCTACATGTAAACAGAAAGGATTTCACCCTCACAGCAAAGACCCCCCTCTATTTACA CACGCCGCACACGTCAACATCACAGACAACACCGTGTCCATGTTGGATTTGCGgtga
- the slc39a14 gene encoding metal cation symporter ZIP14 isoform X2: MLLWPPHGRVTMTITLLKQILVLAVLLCALGPVTGQGLTETQSASQVLQDLLTRYGDNVTITVPQLRSLLAHLSRDQVEGEGEGEGHNMAESPTTTPLKTNHSKCLPADTLAMYSISEQSQLDGQGLQKLCPTMLQQLDKGTCRAHKEEELASPRPSDVEVWGFSFLSVSVINAFALTGVFIVPLMRTRFMKHILVFFIALAIGTLFSSAVLQLLPEAFGFDPMVDFYMSKSAVVFAGFYLFFFTEKVLRVLLKQKDQGHGHSHYSGSDQYSKSDGDVESVEKEKLQQNGAPGLALGKVDLGEGELMLSPAQTPEDSQSPDSGGRSGNRGGCYWLKGTAYSDIGTLAWMITLSDGLHNFIDGLAIGASFTASVFQGVSTSVAILCEEFPHELGDFVILLNAGMSIQQALFFNFLSACCCYLGMGFGILAGNSFSPNWIFALAGGMFLYIALADMFPEMNEVSREEEDAGGSSFLLTFAIQNAGLLTGFAIMFFLTTFSGQIQLV, translated from the exons ATGCTTCTCTGGCCCCCTCATGGCCGTGTCACTATGACGATCACCCTCCTCAAGCAGATCTTGGTTCTGGCTGTGCTTCTCTGCGCCCTCGGTCCAGTGACAGGTCAGGGCTTAACTGAGACTCAGTCCGCCTCCCAGGTGCTGCAGGACCTGCTGACTCGCTATGGAGACAACGTCACCATCACGGTGCCCCAGCTGCGGTCTCTGCTGGCCCACCTCAGCCGAGATCAGGTTGAaggtgaaggagaaggagaaggccACAATATGGCGGAGTCACCAACCACAACACCTCTCAAAACCAACCATTCAAAG tgtttacctgcagacacgTTAGCTATGTACAGCATCAGTGAGCAGTCACAGCTGGATGGACAGGGCCTACAGAAGCTGTGTCCCACcatgctgcagcagctggataAAGGAACCTGCAGGGCACATAAAGAGGAGGAGCTGGCCTCCCCCAGGCCCTCAGACGTCGAAG TGTGGGGCTTTTCTTTcctgagtgtgagtgtgatcAATGCCTTCGCCCTCACCGGAGTCTTCATCGTGCCTCTCATGAGGACGCGCTTCATGAAGCACATACTCGTCTTTTTCATCGCTCTTGCCATTGGCACACTGTTCTCCTCTGCCGTCCTGCAGCTCCTGCCAGAG GCCTTTGGTTTTGACCCCATGGTGGATTTCTACATGTCCAAGTCAGCTGTGGTGTTTGCAGGATTttacctcttcttcttcactgaaaaAGTCCTCCGAGTTCTTCTCAAACAGAAAGACCAG GGCCACGGACACAGTCATTACTCTGGATCAGATCAGTACTCGAAATCTGACGGGGATGTGGAAAGCGTGGAGAaggagaagctgcagcagaacGGAGCCCCCGGTCTGGCTCTGGGCAAGGTGGACTTAGGAGAGGGAGAGCTTATGCTGAGTCCTGCACAGACACCAGAG GACTCTCAGAGCCCTGACAGCGGCGGTCGCTCTGGCAACAGGGGTGGCTGCTATTGGTTGAAGGGGACAGCTTACTCTGACATCGGCACGCTGGCCTGGATGATCACATTGAGCGATGGCCTGCACAACTTCATTGACGGCTTGGCTATTGGAGCGTCCTTCACCGCCTCGGTCTTCCAGGGCGTCAGCACCTCTGTGGCCATCTTGTGTGAGGAGTTTCCACACGAGCTGG GTGATTTTGTGATCCTACTCAATGCCGGCATGAGCATACAGCAGGCTCTGTTCTTCAACTTCCTGTCAGCTTGTTGCTGTTATCTGGGAATGGGCTTTGGCATCCTGGCCGGCAACAGCTTCTCTCCCAACTGGATCTTTGCTCTGGCAGGAGGGATGTTCCTCTACATCGCTCTGGCAGACATG TTTCCAGAGATGAACGAGGTGAGTCGTGAGGAAGAAGACGCGGGCGGCAGCAGCTTTCTCCTCACCTTCGCCATCCAGAACGCCGGCCTGCTGACAGGCTTCGCCATCATGTTCTTCCTCACCACCTTCTCTGGACAGATCCAGCTGGTCTAG
- the slc39a14 gene encoding metal cation symporter ZIP14 isoform X1 — MLLWPPHGRVTMTITLLKQILVLAVLLCALGPVTGQGLTETQSASQVLQDLLTRYGDNVTITVPQLRSLLAHLSRDQVEGEGEGEGHNMAESPTTTPLKTNHSKCLPADTLAMYSISEQSQLDGQGLQKLCPTMLQQLDKGTCRAHKEEELASPRPSDVEVWGYGILCVTLISLCSLVGASVVPFMRKTFYKRLLLFFIALAIGTLYSNALFQLIPEAFGFDPMVDFYMSKSAVVFAGFYLFFFTEKVLRVLLKQKDQGHGHSHYSGSDQYSKSDGDVESVEKEKLQQNGAPGLALGKVDLGEGELMLSPAQTPEDSQSPDSGGRSGNRGGCYWLKGTAYSDIGTLAWMITLSDGLHNFIDGLAIGASFTASVFQGVSTSVAILCEEFPHELGDFVILLNAGMSIQQALFFNFLSACCCYLGMGFGILAGNSFSPNWIFALAGGMFLYIALADMFPEMNEVSREEEDAGGSSFLLTFAIQNAGLLTGFAIMFFLTTFSGQIQLV, encoded by the exons ATGCTTCTCTGGCCCCCTCATGGCCGTGTCACTATGACGATCACCCTCCTCAAGCAGATCTTGGTTCTGGCTGTGCTTCTCTGCGCCCTCGGTCCAGTGACAGGTCAGGGCTTAACTGAGACTCAGTCCGCCTCCCAGGTGCTGCAGGACCTGCTGACTCGCTATGGAGACAACGTCACCATCACGGTGCCCCAGCTGCGGTCTCTGCTGGCCCACCTCAGCCGAGATCAGGTTGAaggtgaaggagaaggagaaggccACAATATGGCGGAGTCACCAACCACAACACCTCTCAAAACCAACCATTCAAAG tgtttacctgcagacacgTTAGCTATGTACAGCATCAGTGAGCAGTCACAGCTGGATGGACAGGGCCTACAGAAGCTGTGTCCCACcatgctgcagcagctggataAAGGAACCTGCAGGGCACATAAAGAGGAGGAGCTGGCCTCCCCCAGGCCCTCAGACGTCGAAG TGTGGGGTTATGGGATCCTGTGTGTAACACTCATCTCTCTGTGTTCGCTGGTGGGGGCCAGCGTGGTGCCCTTCATGAGGAAAACCTTTTACAAgcggctgctgctcttcttcatAGCCCTGGCCATTGGCACGCTGTACTCCAACGCCCTGTTTCAGCTCATCCCAGAG GCCTTTGGTTTTGACCCCATGGTGGATTTCTACATGTCCAAGTCAGCTGTGGTGTTTGCAGGATTttacctcttcttcttcactgaaaaAGTCCTCCGAGTTCTTCTCAAACAGAAAGACCAG GGCCACGGACACAGTCATTACTCTGGATCAGATCAGTACTCGAAATCTGACGGGGATGTGGAAAGCGTGGAGAaggagaagctgcagcagaacGGAGCCCCCGGTCTGGCTCTGGGCAAGGTGGACTTAGGAGAGGGAGAGCTTATGCTGAGTCCTGCACAGACACCAGAG GACTCTCAGAGCCCTGACAGCGGCGGTCGCTCTGGCAACAGGGGTGGCTGCTATTGGTTGAAGGGGACAGCTTACTCTGACATCGGCACGCTGGCCTGGATGATCACATTGAGCGATGGCCTGCACAACTTCATTGACGGCTTGGCTATTGGAGCGTCCTTCACCGCCTCGGTCTTCCAGGGCGTCAGCACCTCTGTGGCCATCTTGTGTGAGGAGTTTCCACACGAGCTGG GTGATTTTGTGATCCTACTCAATGCCGGCATGAGCATACAGCAGGCTCTGTTCTTCAACTTCCTGTCAGCTTGTTGCTGTTATCTGGGAATGGGCTTTGGCATCCTGGCCGGCAACAGCTTCTCTCCCAACTGGATCTTTGCTCTGGCAGGAGGGATGTTCCTCTACATCGCTCTGGCAGACATG TTTCCAGAGATGAACGAGGTGAGTCGTGAGGAAGAAGACGCGGGCGGCAGCAGCTTTCTCCTCACCTTCGCCATCCAGAACGCCGGCCTGCTGACAGGCTTCGCCATCATGTTCTTCCTCACCACCTTCTCTGGACAGATCCAGCTGGTCTAG